atttttttcatttagataTAACTTTCAaagataaaatgtatttgaatggCTGTGCATTACATCATGTACAAATAAGCCATCTATCAATATTTTCTGCTGCCCCTCTATACATATTATccagatttatatttttatttcccagaTCTGAAATTGGATCAAGTTCCACAATTGTGGAGCATTAAACTTAAAACATGTGTTGCTAAGCTTCGCTTTAGATTTAGACTTAAACCTACAACTGCATCATTTCAAAGACATTTTCATTGATAATGTCAATTATTATGAGGCAAAAattaaatctttcatttttgctgtttgtcattttacttTAAACTATTGGcataaacacaaatgtttttgaactAATGTCCCAAGTTTTCCCTTTATTACACCAAAATTATTCTAATAAACCTTGTAAGTGCAGGGATTTATTCTAATCATTTTGGGTATATCACTTTCAAACAGAGGACTAAAAACAAGCTGAGAGTTACAGgtttaagaaaaataatttaattaattggAATTTTCTACTCTTTCTACCATTTGATAAAAGTCACGAGTTGCGTTCATTCTCTGACATTCAGTTGATAAATTTGATagttttaatataaattacTAGTTTAATAAAAGTGAGGCCAGTTAACGTTTTCATCTTCAAAAAAGCATGAATTAATATATTTCTTGTGgctaataaaagaaaatgggtCGAGAAGTATCCCTAATATCACTGCAGCCTTTTCTCTCTAGCTCTTAGCATTGTTGACTTTATTGTTCCAGCCGCTCCAAGTCAACAAACAAGCTGGCAGTGACGTAGTTCCCTTCacttgattgattaattaaGTTCCACGTGTGAGTTCCCACAACAGCCTCGAGCTcaggtcagccaatcagacttATCCTGCTAGCCGCGAGCCCGGCTGCAAGCGTCTAGGTGGGCAGAGTCTGGAAACGACATGGGGAAGTTGAATTTTTACGTGCTGTGGTCCCTCCGTGACGCTCCCCGCCAGTTCATCAGGTAGGTGGGGACCATGAGGAAAACCATGTTTACAGCTGATTTGGATCGGAACAGTTCACACATGCTgtcccggggggggggtcactgtcTGCAGTAAGACCGGCCGGAGGTGTTTCCAGGTCCACCTCCCCCTGCCTCTCCCCGAACATCTGGTCATCTTCGGACTAGGAGAATGGAAATCCAATCAGATGGCAATGTCAGTAGATGTTGTGGTCAGTGCAGAAGTACCCAGCCAGAGAATTGGGACCCTGTCAGCTCAAGCAAGGTAAAGCATTTGAAGAAATAAGAGGAGaaacgtaaaaataaaataaaattactatgtatatatatattcaggTGCCTAACCTGGGAGGGTGACTGGAACACTGATATTGCCACAGTCGCAGCAAAGAGGGGCAGAAGAGGAGTTTATGGCAAGATTATACTCACAGTGTGTGGAGAGGTAATATTCTGCATGAAGAAAACCTCCATCCTACTCTAATGCCAATGCTGCATCTCATATAGTTAACAATGATTAGATTTTTCATGCAATAGGATAAAGCCACTGTCTACAGCAGCACTCCTTTGGTTCAAAGGAAACGTCTGTTCCCAGAATCCGTCACTACAGCTGATCTTTCCTGTACGTTGCACCAGAGCAGTGGGAATGAAATGGTgaggtaaatattttatttttactttattttaaattttattaacttGCTATATTTCATTGTCTTGTTTTGCAGGTAACTGTTGACTCTCAGCTGGCAGATAGTGTTTCCTATGCTGAGATACAAGTAAATAAAATTGACACCAGTGATTCCACTGTGGGAATTAGACCCCCAGCCTTCCCCATGGTAAGAATCATACGGAAGAAAATGCAATAGGAAACCAAAATTGACACTGTGACACTTTAATATCTGAAACAGTTGCCTGAATTAAATCTCATTGAAAATGCTGTGTGGGATTTGAAGAAGTTGGTTTCAGCAAGTAAACCAGGAATATTAAAGAACTGGAGGCTTTCATACATGAGGAATGAGCCATGATTAGATAGGGACACTACTAGAAGTGGATGTCTAGCAATACGTAATGTTTGGAGCAGGTCATGACCAGAAGGTGATCTGCATAGTACTAGAAACATTTGTCATTAAGGGACAAATCATTTTGTGACCATAATAGTcaataaaagtaatattttgtgttatttagaGAAATCACCTGTAGTTTTGGCTGTACTGAGGTATTTTAACTGTGGTATTTTAACATGATGTGGTCATCGGAATTATCTCATAAATGTATATAAACCTAAAATTCAGGGtaaataattttgtttccaattgtatttatttctgattATGTGTGATTTACTTATTGACTTATATGCTCTGTACAACTGACAGGATAAGACACCCAGACAGACCACTATCTGTAAGAGAGGCCGCCTGACATGGAGCTCAGAGGACATGGACAGTCTTGCTGAGGACATTGACCAGGCTTCAATCTCCAAGAAAAAGAGGTTGTCCAGGATGAACAGTCTTGAAGAAATGACTGTCCAGATAAAGAGCGACAACAGAGAGGGTCAGAGTCAACAACTAAACCATAGTTGGTACACCTGAATACTCAAAATATTAAAGATGGTTCATGTTCAGTTTCAGCTTGTCCATCAAAGCGGTGGGGCCACACCATGTGTCTGACTGACCTTGACACAGCTGTCCTCATCGGAGGGGAAATGGCAGATCAAAACTACTGCAAAGACTCGCTCTGGAAGCTCGAGTTAGGTCTGTCGGCTTAGGTCATGCTTTATTttgctaaaataaaacaagtttcctaaaatgttttacataatTAACACATTTACTCTTATGTATTTTTCCTCACATTTACTTGTTGGAACTGTTTTCAGACAATGACTTCTGGTTTCCAATGAACTCTCCTGCCTCTGGAG
The Antennarius striatus isolate MH-2024 chromosome 17, ASM4005453v1, whole genome shotgun sequence genome window above contains:
- the zgc:163014 gene encoding LOW QUALITY PROTEIN: rab9 effector protein with kelch motifs (The sequence of the model RefSeq protein was modified relative to this genomic sequence to represent the inferred CDS: substituted 1 base at 1 genomic stop codon) produces the protein MGKLNFYVLWSLRDAPRQFIRXTGRRCFQVHLPLPLPEHLVIFGLGEWKSNQMAMSVDVVVSAEVPSQRIGTLSAQARCLTWEGDWNTDIATVAAKRGRRGVYGKIILTVCGEDKATVYSSTPLVQRKRLFPESVTTADLSCTLHQSSGNEMVTVDSQLADSVSYAEIQVNKIDTSDSTVGIRPPAFPMDKTPRQTTICKRGRLTWSSEDMDSLAEDIDQASISKKKRLSRMNSLEEMTVQIKSDNREACPSKRWGHTMCLTDLDTAVLIGGEMADQNYCKDSLWKLELDNDFWFPMNSPASGAIPPCARGHTATYDPDSKSVFVYGGLRDGQRYSDLYILNTLTWKWKLVTARGNVPHLAYHSAAFYKKELYVFGGVHQSHSSGDKPCSNALYIFNPEFELWYQPIVEGDRPLPRFGHSATLMSQKLIIFGGCRTSIYLNDLHVLDLGFMEYTAVKCGNMPPLPRGFHTAIPVSHNKILVSGGCSAIGALQDTHVYSIDTNMWSSVASPLLGSKPCAGHSMISLGNAEKHNQGETASVRCTLLVFGGSDCCGSFYNDSIKCTIEIPKDK